The following nucleotide sequence is from Vibrio sp. SCSIO 43136.
TATGCCAGGCACATTTATCCAATGGAGTATTAAATTACATGACTTCGACTAAAACTATAGTAGTTACAAAAGACTTCCACCCCAGACCCAAAGGCCGGTACATACAGGACGCACCTGGTTGTGATCTTACATCCGGCGAAGCCTTTAGAAACATGTTGGTGAAGGAACTAAAGAAACATGATTCTGTAGTTGTAGACCTAACAGGTTACAACAGATACGGACGATCATTTCTAGATGAAGCCTTCGGAGGGCTGATCTCTAGAAACGGTTTTACCAAAAAACAATTGGATCAGAAGCTAACTGTGAAACATGATGACCTAGATGCTGTAGTTTTGGTCATTGAAGAGCGTATCACTTCTGCAGAGGCCAGACGTAAAAAATAATGGCTAGTTGGTTTACTTTTGAATGGGTATTTGTCAGCTGGCTCATCACGCTCTTTATCCACCATCGAAACATAAAAAGAGGAGCGATCTCTGACAACGTAGACGAGTTGAAAGAGCTCATATCTGACTTAAACAGCTTCGATTGGTTGGATCCCGATGACCACGCACTATTCAATGAAGAGCGATACAATTCGCTGCTTAACAGAATCTTGTGGAAAACTCGCCAGCTCAATGAATTAGCACACTGTGAGTTACTAGCAGAAGCTGAACTAAATATGCTCTATTCATTTGAAATAGACGAGTTAACAGCTTTAGACCACAAGTGTAATGACTGGTGCACCCTCCGCTTCAAGTTACAAGAGAAGTGTAGCAACCTCATCGAACTAATCGACAAAAACTACTTTGATCAAGTTCTGTCGAGAAAGCCATTCAATTTCTGGCTTGAACGTCACACCATAGGTGGGGTGATTTGTGGCTTTGCTATTGTATATTTCTTTATCGAAATCATGAGCTTCTTCTTCTCTTAACATGTCAGTAAGAAACACCAAAGACGGCAGCAAAAAAACCTTAGCTTTGCGAGTGCTACCCGCAAGGCCTAACAGGTAAACGAGTTCGCAAGCGCTTCGCTACCAAAAGCGAGGCAACGGCTTACGAACGCTATGTGATGAAAGAGGTGGATGACAAGCCAAGGTTACGCGAAAAACCGGATCACCGTAGGCTCAGCCAGATTATTGAGCTGTGGTTTAACCTCTACAGAAGCACGTCGATCAATGGTGAGGATGTAAGGGGCGTTTTACTCACGTCGTTGAAGCACTAGGCAACCCAATTGCCACCCACTTAACCGCCAACCAATGGGCAACGTTCCGAGCAAAACGCTTAATCTGGCGAGATTAATTTCAACCGAAATATCGGCAGAGGTGACAGAGCCGCTGGACTAGCCGCAGTGAACTTTGAACTAAGCCGCATGAAAGGGATGTTCAACAAGCTGATTGAACTTGGAGAGTGGACGCACCTAAATCCATTGGACTCTTTAAAGCAGTTGAAGAAAAGTGAGACCGAGATGGGCTTTCTCACATTAGAGCAAGTGGAAGAACTACTCACCCATCTAGGAGACAATAAACGTCACCTTGACATGATCAACATTGTAAAGCTTTGCCTTGCCACTGGCGCCCGTTGGAGTGAAGCCGAAACACTTTGCGGTGCGCAGCTTTCAAAGTGCAAGGTAGCGTACATCAATACCAAGACAGGTAAGGACCGTTCAGTTCCTATCGACCAAGAGCTGTATGAGCAGATCTACAAACCAACGTCAGGCCCACTGTTCAAGCCTTGCTATAAGAACTTCGTTTACCAAGTAAAGCGCAAGCTGAAGATGGAAATACCAACAGGCCAAGCCTCTCATATTCTACGCCACACGTTCGCCAGCCACTTCATCGCCACTAACCAAGTATCGCCACAAAAAAAGCCGCACAAGGCGGCTTTAAATTATTGTTTCTAATGGTTTAACTAAACCATCAAGACCTTAGTGAACAGGTGTTTCGGTCTTTGCATAGAACTGGCCGAAATGCTCTTCAAGCACTTCAGGTGTTAGCTTACCTTCAGCTTCCAGTTGCTTCAGTTTTGCAACCACCGCTTTTTGCTCTTCAAGTGAAGGCAACTTAACTTCAGGCTCCTCGCCCATTTGCTGGCTCATTTGCTCCAGCTCTTTTTCAAAATCACTCATAACGAATTTCCATTTTTGTAGCTGGGCAAATTCTACCTAATCTAGGCTAGAGTTTAAAGCCACCTACCATAGCATCAAGGCGACGAGACAACTCTTGTAGCTCAGCACTTGCTTCTGCCAGCTCTTGAGCTGTGTTAGTGGTCAGTTCGTTAATGCTGTTGATCTCTTCAATGTTCTCATTGATGGTGTGTACCACTGTCGACTGCTCTTCGGTCGCGGTGGCGACTTGGGTATTGCGATCAGAGATATCGGCAATTTGCTCAGAGATCTGCCCTAAAACATTCACTGCTTGGTCGGTTGAGATCACACCTTCGTTGGTAACTTCTTGACCCGCTTCCATTGCAGATACTGCATTTTGTGCATCGCCTTGAAGCTGATTGATCATCTTCTGGATCTCTTCCGTCGAGTCTGCCGTGCGGCTCGCTAGGTTACGCACCTCATCGGCAACCACGGCAAAACCACGACCTTGCTCACCCGCACGTGCCGCTTCAATCGCTGCATTTAGTGCCAGCAGGTTAGTTTGGTCAGAGATATCACGGATCACGTCGAGGATAGAGCCAATTTCTTGGGTCGTGCCCGCCAACTTCTGAACCACGCCGCCAATGTGTTCGATATCAGAGGCCAATCGACTGATTGCGTCTTTGGCTTTAAAGACCACATCACGACCTTCACCCGTGCTTGACTCAGCGCCACCTGCCGTTTCGGCAGCAGTAGCCGCATTAGTTGCAATTTCGCTGATGGTTGCCCCCATTTCATTAATCGCCGTCACCACTTGGATGGTTTGGTCACGCTGGTTTTGGCTGTTGTTGTGAGTCGTATTCGACTTATCTGCCACGCCTTGCGCTGCGGTTTGCAGTGCTTGGCTAGTTTCAGCAACTTCTTTAACCGAGTGATGGATCTTTTCGATAAATCCGTTGAAACCTTGGGAAAGCGTTGCGAGCTCATCTTTACCCGTCACTTCGATACGTTGTGACAAGTCGCCATCTCCTTCACCAAGTTGAAGGAAGCGCTCAGAAATCGCTTGGATCGGCTTAGTAATACTTGATGCCAAGAACAGGCCAAACATAATGAATAAGCCTGCAATCACGACTGTGGTAATTAACATGGTGCGTGCAGAAGCGTTCAGATCAGCAAAGACTTCACTCACTGGAACCTGTGCCACGATAAACCAATCCATCGATGGAACGTATTGGCTGGCAACAAACAGCTCTTGGCCGTTTGATTCTAAGCGCACTAAGTTGAATTGATTTTTATTAGTTAGTGGTGAGGTATCACCCGTGTAAATCTGGTTTAGACTTAGCTTGCGCTTGTCGGCGTGTTTAT
It contains:
- a CDS encoding STAS-like domain-containing protein — translated: MTSTKTIVVTKDFHPRPKGRYIQDAPGCDLTSGEAFRNMLVKELKKHDSVVVDLTGYNRYGRSFLDEAFGGLISRNGFTKKQLDQKLTVKHDDLDAVVLVIEERITSAEARRKK
- a CDS encoding tyrosine-type recombinase/integrase, producing MNFELSRMKGMFNKLIELGEWTHLNPLDSLKQLKKSETEMGFLTLEQVEELLTHLGDNKRHLDMINIVKLCLATGARWSEAETLCGAQLSKCKVAYINTKTGKDRSVPIDQELYEQIYKPTSGPLFKPCYKNFVYQVKRKLKMEIPTGQASHILRHTFASHFIATNQVSPQKKPHKAALNYCF
- a CDS encoding restriction endonuclease subunit S, with the translated sequence MSDFEKELEQMSQQMGEEPEVKLPSLEEQKAVVAKLKQLEAEGKLTPEVLEEHFGQFYAKTETPVH
- a CDS encoding methyl-accepting chemotaxis protein, producing the protein MFGNLSIKRKIVVGITVAVLASTCLVGFMANSQSRDLLEHRLVDIELPSMMNLIKEQVDKEVSQMLSAAEQLASNKFIHEVIRTTDREPAAEKMLVEQLNIVRDQYKLNDASVANRQTAYYWNQKGFLRELNQQQDGWFFGFTASGQPTSVSVFQEENGEAKMFANYQQVSGMAMSGLSKTLDDMVSLLNGFQIEKTGYIYLANAQGDVQIHKHADKRKLSLNQIYTGDTSPLTNKNQFNLVRLESNGQELFVASQYVPSMDWFIVAQVPVSEVFADLNASARTMLITTVVIAGLFIMFGLFLASSITKPIQAISERFLQLGEGDGDLSQRIEVTGKDELATLSQGFNGFIEKIHHSVKEVAETSQALQTAAQGVADKSNTTHNNSQNQRDQTIQVVTAINEMGATISEIATNAATAAETAGGAESSTGEGRDVVFKAKDAISRLASDIEHIGGVVQKLAGTTQEIGSILDVIRDISDQTNLLALNAAIEAARAGEQGRGFAVVADEVRNLASRTADSTEEIQKMINQLQGDAQNAVSAMEAGQEVTNEGVISTDQAVNVLGQISEQIADISDRNTQVATATEEQSTVVHTINENIEEINSINELTTNTAQELAEASAELQELSRRLDAMVGGFKL